A window of Saccharomyces paradoxus chromosome XIII, complete sequence contains these coding sequences:
- the HXT2 gene encoding hexose transporter HXT2 (High-affinity glucose transporter of the major facilitator superfamily~similar to YMR011W) has protein sequence MSEFATSRVESGSQPTSMHSTPVVQKLETDESPIQTKSEYTNAELPAKPIAAYWTVICLCLMIAFGGFVFGWDTGTISGFVNQTDFKRRFGQMKSDGTYYLSDVRTGLIVGIFNIGCAIGGLTLGRLGDMYGRRIGLMCVVLVYIVGIVIQIASSNKWYQYFIGRIVSGMGVGGIAVLSPTLISETAPKHIRGTCVSFYQLMITLGIFLGYCTNYGTKDYSNSVQWRVPLGLNFAFAIFMIAGMLMVPESPRFLVEKGRYEDAKRSLAKSNKVTVEDPSIIAEMDTIMANVETERLAGNATWGELFSSKGAILPRVIMGIMIQSLQQLTGNNYFFYYGTTIFNAVGMKDSFQTSIVLGIVNFASTFVALYTVDKFGRRKCLLGGSASMAICFVIFSTVGVTSLYPNGKDQPSSKAAGNVMIVFTCLFIFFFAISWAPIAYVIVAESYPLRVKNRAMAIAVGANWIWGFLIGFFTPFITSAIGFSYGYVFMGCLVFSFFYVFFFVCETKGLTLEEVNEMYVEGVKPWKSGNWISKENRVSEE, from the coding sequence atgtcTGAATTCGCTACTAGCCGCGTCGAAAGTGGCTCACAACCAACTTCTATGCACTCTACTCCGGTAGTGCAGAAACTAGAGACGGATGAATCTCCCATTCAAACTAAATCTGAATACACCAACGCTGAACTTCCAGCAAAGCCAATCGCTGCATATTGGACTGTTATCTGTTTATGTCTAATGATTGCATTTGGTGGTTTCGTCTTTGGTTGGGATACCGGTACCATCTCTGGTTTTGTTAATCAAACcgatttcaaaagaagatttggTCAAATGAAATCTGATGGTACTTATTATCTTTCTGATGTCCGGACTGGTTTGATCGTTGGTATCTTCAATATTGGTTGTGCCATTGGTGGGTTAACCTTAGGACGTCTAGGTGATATGTATGGACGTAGAATTGGTTTAATGTGCGTCGTTCTGGTATACATCGTTGGTATTGTGATTCAAATTGCTTCTAGTAACAAATGGTACCAGTATTTCATTGGCAGAATTGTCTCCGGTATGGGTGTCGGTGGTATTGCTGTCCTATCTCCAACTTTGATTTCCGAAACAGCTCCAAAACACATTAGAGGTACTTGTGTCTCTTTCTATCAATTAATGATCACTCTAGGTATTTTCTTAGGTTACTGCACCAACTATGGTACTAAGGACTACTCAAATTCAGTTCAATGGAGAGTTCCCTTGGGTTTGAACTTTGCCTTTGCTATTTTCATGATCGCAGGTATGTTAATGGTTCCAGAATCTCCAAGATTTTTGGTCGAAAAAGGCAGGTACGAAGATGCTAAACGTTCTTTGGCGAAATCTAACAAGGTCACGGTTGAAGATCCTAGTATTATTGCTGAAATGGACACAATCATGGCCAACGTTGAAACTGAAAGATTAGCCGGTAACGCTACCTGGGGTGAATTATTTTCTAGCAAAGGGGCTATTTTACCTCGTGTAATTATGGGTATTATGATTCAATCCTTACAACAATTAACCGGTAACAACTACTTCTTCTATTATGGTACCACAATTTTCAACGCAGTCGGCATGAAAGATTCCTTCCAAACTTCTATTGTTTTAGGTATAGTCAACTTCGCATCTACATTCGTGGCTTTATACACTGTTGATAAATTTGGCCGTCGTAAGTGTCTATTGGGTGGTTCTGCTTCCATGGCTATTTGTTTCGTTATCTTCTCTACTGTCGGTGTTACAAGCCTATACCCAAATGGTAAGGATCAACCATCTTCTAAGGCTGCCGGTAATGTCATGATTGTCTTCACCTGTttgttcattttcttctttgccaTTAGTTGGGCCCCAATTGCTTACGTCATTGTTGCAGAATCTTATCCCTTACGTGTAAAAAATCGTGCTATGGCTATTGCTGTTGGTGCTAACTGGATTTGGGGTTTCTTGATTGGTTTCTTCACTCCTTTCATTACAAGTGCCATTGGCTTTTCATATGGTTATGTCTTCATGGGATGCTTagtattttcattcttctacgtctttttcttcgtctGTGAAACCAAGGGCTTAACACTAGAGGAAGTTAATGAAATGTATGTTGAGGGTGTCAAACCATGGAAGTCTGGTAACTGGATCTCAAAAGAGAACAGGGTTTCCGAAGAATAA
- the ADI1 gene encoding acireductone dioxygenase (Ni2+-requiring) (Acireductone dioxygenease involved in the methionine salvage pathway~similar to YMR009W) yields the protein MVKVYIHDNKDYLDYRAPHNSGMELSLNELAKLGVIYKYCANEGEVDEIAREREYKNRDVVDIYKGSFNSETEFNEKLAMFYQEHLHEDEEIRYCLEGTGYFDVRDASTPENWVRCLVEPGDLLILPPGIYHRFTLTTSNHIKALRLFKDEPKWQAINRSSQADSLPVRKDYIAQINQY from the coding sequence ATGGTGAAGGTATACATCCATGATAACAAGGACTACTTAGATTATCGCGCACCCCACAATTCTGGGATGGAACTTTCCTTGAATGAGCTAGCAAAATTAGGAGTAATTTATAAATACTGTGCAAACGAGGGAGAAGTGGATGAAATTGCCAGGGAAAgagaatataaaaatagaGATGTGGTCGACATTTACAAAGGTTCCTTCAATAGTGAAACAGagtttaatgaaaaattagcAATGTTTTACCAAGAGCATTTAcatgaagacgaagaaatAAGATATTGCCTCGAAGGCACGGGATACTTTGACGTCAGAGATGCTTCTACACCAGAAAACTGGGTCAGGTGCCTGGTAGAGCCAGGGGATCTACTGATCCTTCCACCTGGCATTTATCACCGTTTCACCTTGACAACTAGCAACCACATCAAGGCCTTGAGACTATTTAAGGACGAGCCCAAATGGCAAGCCATCAACAGATCAAGTCAGGCTGATTCGTTGCCTGTACGCAAGGACTACATTGCCCAGATCAATCAGTACTAA
- the PLB2 gene encoding lysophospholipase (Phospholipase B (lysophospholipase) involved in lipid metabolism~similar to YMR006C) has product MQLQNILLASSLVSGLSLATDSSSTTGGGYAPSMISCPDDDTSLVRNASGLSTAETDWLKKRDAYTKEALHSFLSRATSNFSDTSLLSTLFGSNSSNVPKIGIACSGGGYRAMLGGAGMIAAMDNRTDGANEHGLGGLLQSSTYLSGLSGGNWLTGTLAWNNWTSVQEIVDHMSESDSIWNITKSIVNPGGSNLTYTIERWESIVQEVQAKSDAGFNISLSDLWGRALSYNFFPSLPDAGAALTWSSLRDVDVFKNGEMPLPITVADGRYPGTTVINLNATLFEFTPFEMGSWDPSLNAFTDVKYLGTNVTNGKPVNKDQCVSGYDNAGFVIATSASLFNEFSLEATTSTYYKMINTFANKYVNNLSQDDDDIAIYAPNPFKDTDFVDRNYTSSIVDADDLFLVDGGEDGQNLPLVPLIKKERDLDVVFALDISDNTDESWPSGVCMTNTYERQFSKQGKGMAFPYVPDVNTFLNLGLTDKPTFFGCDATNLTDLEYIPPLVVYIPNTKHSFNGNQSTLKMNYNVTERLGMIRNGFEAATMGNFTDDSSFLGCIGCAIIRRKQQSLNATLPSECTKCFTDYCWNGTLSTSASPELSGNSTYQSGAIASAISEATDGIPITALLGSSSSGNTTSNSTSSNVTSNSNSSSNTTSNLNSSSSSISTSAARSSSSTANKANAAAISYANTNTLMSLLGAITALFGLI; this is encoded by the coding sequence ATGCAGTTACAGAACATATTACTGGCTAGCTCGCTAGTTTCTGGACTTTCACTCGCTACAGATTCATCGTCGACTACTGGTGGTGGTTACGCTCCATCAATGATTTCTTGCCCCGATGATGATACCTCTTTAGTTAGGAATGCTTCCGGTTTATCTACCGCCGAAACCGATtggttaaagaaaagagatgCTTATACCAAGGAAGCTTTACATTCCTTCTTAAGCAGGGCTACTTCAAATTTCAGCGACACTTCTTTGTTATCCACTCTTTTCGGTAGTAACTCTTCCAATGTCCCTAAGATTGGTATTGCATGCTCTGGTGGTGGCTACCGTGCCATGTTGGGTGGCGCCGGCATGATTGCTGCTATGGACAATCGTACCGACGGTGCTAACGAGCACGGTCTTGGTGGACTACTACAAAGCTCTACGTATCTATCGGGTTTGTCAGGCGGTAACTGGTTGACAGGTACTTTGGCGTGGAACAATTGGACCTCTGTACAGGAAATTGTAGATCATATGAGTGAGAGCGATTCCATCTGGAATATCACGAAATCTATCGTAAATCCAGGTGGCTCTAACTTGACCTACACAATTGAAAGATGGGAATCTATTGTACAAGAAGTGCAGGCCAAGTCCGACGCTGGCTTCAATATATCTCTGTCGGATTTATGGGGCCGTGCACTCTCCTACAACTTCTTTCCAAGCTTACCAGATGCTGGTGCTGCTTTGACTTGGTCTTCTTTGAGGGATGTTGATGTATTCAAAAACGGTGAAATGCCTTTACCAATTACTGTTGCAGATGGTAGATACCCGGGCACCACTGTAATAAATTTGAATGCCACTCTTTTCGAGTTCACTCCATTCGAAATGGGTTCTTGGGATCCTTCTTTGAACGCCTTTACGGATGTGAAGTATCTAGGTACCAATGTTACAAATGGTAAACCAGTCAATAAGGACCAGTGTGTTTCTGGTTACGATAATGCTGGATTTGTGATTGCTACCTCCGCCAGTTTATTCAACGAATTTTCCTTAGAAGCCACGACTTCAACCTATTACAAAATGATTAATACTTTTGCCAACAAGTACGTTAACAACCTGTCccaagatgatgatgacatCGCAATCTACGCTCCAAATCCATTCAAAGACACAGATTTTGTTGACCGTAATTATACTTCCAGTATTGTTGATGCCGATGATTTGTTCTTAGTTGATGGTGGTGAAGATGGTCAAAATTTGCCTTTGGTTCCACTAATCAAGAAGGAACGTGATTTAGATGTAGTGTTTGCTTTGGATATATCCGACAATACTGATGAATCATGGCCAAGTGGTGTCTGCATGACCAACACTTATGAGCGTCAATTTTCTAAGCAAGGTAAAGGAATGGCTTTTCCATATGTCCCAGATGTGAACACCTTCCTTAACTTGGGCCTAACTGATAAACCAACGTTTTTCGGTTGTGATGCAACAAATTTAACGGACTTGGAGTATATTCCACCTTTAGTTGTATATATTCCAAACACAAAACATTCGTTCAATGGTAATCAGAGtactttgaaaatgaactACAATGTTACTGAACGTCTTGGAATGATCAGAAATGGTTTCGAAGCTGCTACAATGGGCAACTTTACCGACGATTCTAGCTTTTTAGGTTGTATTGGTTGCGCCATCATTAGACGTAAGCAGCAAAGCTTAAACGCGACCTTGCCCTCTGAATGTACTAAATGTTTTACCGATTACTGTTGGAATGGTACATTAAGTACTTCAGCTAGTCCTGAACTATCCGGTAACAGTACATATCAAAGCGGTGCAATTGCCTCTGCAATCTCTGAGGCTACTGACGGTATTCCAATAACGGCTCTCCTAGGTTCATCAAGTTCTGGAAACACTACATCGAACTCGACTTCATCAAATGTTACCTCCAACTCAAATTCTTCGTCGAATACAACTTCAAACTTAAActcttcatcctcttcaatTTCTACTTCCGCAGCTCGTTCTTCTTCCTCGACGGCAAACAAAGCGAACGCTGCGGCTATTTCCTATGCGAACACTAATACTCTGATGAGTTTGTTAGGCGCCATAACAGCATTATTTGGACTTATTTAA
- the PLB1 gene encoding lysophospholipase (Phospholipase B (lysophospholipase) involved in lipid metabolism~similar to YMR008C), producing MKLQSLLVSATVLTALAENVEAWSPNNSYVPANVTCDDDINLVREASGLSDNETEWLKKRDAYTKQALHSFLDRATSNFSDTSLLSTLFGSNSSNMPKIAVACSGGGYRAMLSGAGMIAAMDNRTDGANEHGLGGLLQGATYLAGLSGGNWLTSTLAWNNWTSVQAIVDNTTESNSIWDISHSILTPGGINIFKTGSRWDDISDDVQAKQDAGFNISLADVWGRALAYNFWPNLYRGGVGYTWSTLREADVFKNAEMPFPITVADGRYPGTTVINLNATLFEFNPFEMGSWDPTLNAFTDVKYLGTNVTNGKPVNKGQCIAGFDNTGFITATSSTLFNQFLLQLNSTGLPSFIANLATDFLEDLSDNSDDIAIYAPNPFKEADFLQKNATSSIIESDYLFLVDGGEDNQNIPLVPLLQKERELDVIFALDNSADTNDYWPDGASLVNTYQRQFGGQGLNLSFPYVPDVNTFVNLGLNKKPTFFGCDARNLTDLEYIPPLIVYVPNSRHSFNGNQSTFKMSYSDSERLGMIKNGFEAATMGNFTDDSDFLGCVGCAIIRRKQQSLNATLPSECSQCFTNYCWNGTIDSRSVSGIGNDDYSSSASLSASAAAASASASASASGSSTHKKNAGNALANYSNLNTNTFIGVLSVISAVFGLI from the coding sequence ATGAAGTTGCAGAGTTTGTTGGTTTCTGCTACAGTTTTGACTGCTCTGGCAGAGAATGTTGAAGCTTGGTCACCAAATAATAGTTACGTTCCTGCGAACGTAACTTgtgatgatgatataaACTTGGTTAGAGAAGCCTCTGGCTTATCAGATAACGAAACGGAATggctgaaaaaaagagatgCATACACTAAGCAGGCCTTGCATTCTTTCTTGGACAGGGCTACTTCAAATTTCAGCGACACTTCTTTGCTATCCACTCTTTTCGGTAGTAACTCTTCCAATATGCCTAAGATTGCTGTCGCCTGTTCTGGTGGTGGTTACCGTGCCATGTTGTCTGGTGCCGGTATGATTGCTGCTATGGACAATCGTACAGACGGTGCCAATGAGCATGGCCTTGGTGGGCTGCTGCAAGGTGCAACTTACCTTGCAGGTCTGTCAGGAGGTAACTGGTTGACGAGTACTTTGGCCTGGAATAACTGGACCTCTGTGCAAGCCATAGTGGATAACACAACAGAATCTAATTCAATTTGGGACATTTCTCACTCGATCCTTACTCCGGGTGGCATCAACATCTTCAAGACTGGAAGTAGATGGGACGACATATCAGATGACGTTCAAGCTAAACAAGATGCCGGTTTCAACATCTCTTTGGCGGATGTGTGGGGTCGCGCTCTTGCGTACAATTTTTGGCCAAACTTATACCGTGGCGGCGTAGGGTATACATGGTCAACCTTAAGGGAAGCTGACGTGTTCAAGAACGCCGAAATGCCCTTCCCTATCACCGTCGCAGATGGTAGATACCCGGGTACCACCGTTATTAACTTAAATGCCACTCTTTTCGAGTTCAATCCCTTTGAGATGGGCTCTTGGGACCCCACTTTGAACGCATTCACCGATGTGAAGTATCTAGGTACCAATGTTACAAACGGTAAACCAGTTAATAAGGGTCAATGCATTGCTGGGTTTGACAACACTGGTTTCATAACGGCCACTTCATCTACTTTGTTTAACCAATTTTTACTACAATTAAATTCCACCGGTTTACCATCATTCATTGCCAACTTAGCTACCGATTTCTTGGAAGATTTATCCGACAATAGTGATGATATTGCAATTTACGCCCCTAATCCATTCAAAGAAGctgattttcttcaaaagaacGCAACCTCCAGTATTATCGAATCTGACTATCTATTTTTGGTCGATGGTGGTGAAGATAACCAAAATATTCCATTAGTTCCATTGTTGCAAAAGGAACGTGAACTGGATGTTATTTTTGCTTTGGACAATTCTGCTGATACTAACGATTATTGGCCAGATGGTGCCTCATTGGTTAATACTTATCAACGTCAATTTGGCGGTCAAGGCCTCAATTTGTCTTTCCCTTATGTTCCTGATGTAAACACGTTCGTCAACTTGGGATTGAACAAAAAGCCAACCTTTTTTGGTTGTGATGCAAGGAATTTGACAGATTTGGAGTATATCCCACCATTAATTGTTTACGTTCCAAATTCAAGACATTCATTTAATGGTAACCAAAGTACATTTAAGATGTCATACTCGGATTCAGAACGCCTTGGTATGATCAAAAATGGGTTTGAAGCCGCCACGATGGGTAATTTTACTGATGATTCTGATTTCTTGGGCTGTGTCGGTTGCGCTATCATCAGGCGTAAGCAACAAAGCTTGAATGCCACATTGCCATCTGAATGCAGTCAGTGTTTCACCAACTACTGCTGGAACGGTACAATAGACAGTAGGTCAGTCTCCGGTATAGGAAACGATgattattcttcttctgcttcCTTGTCTGCCTCTGCTGCTGCCGCCTCTGCCTCTGCCTCTGCCTCTGCCTCTGGGTCTTCCACTCACAAGAAAAACGCGGGCAATGCTTTGGCAAATTATTCTAACCTAAACACCAATACTTTTATTGGTGTCTTGAGTGTCATTAGTGCCGTCTTTGGTCTAATTTAA
- the ANY1 gene encoding Any1p (similar to YMR010W), protein MSTTTIGPLDATLIKDVAVATATKASYDMGDTIYSYLPKVDQFYIPEWLTMQFIANNLISFTPLFSYGTTIISIEKCKTALGFSIDICATMLIASILRISYYLITPYEITLLRQSLVMIFIQLILLRTSLKYRPDEYKYQNLTDVESLSHLIHDIWFEFFSCINRPKFLSEDWKNLIKSLSFTNLLKFSFKIFLAFFYKILKFFDPNFKRIGAFWQWDDDKNFWRFLALFATVQILVTFFISNILNWDSLAQGLGSIIGSLGLLVESLLPLPQIAILYKLKSVQGFKLILLVSWLCGDTLKITYLIFGAKNISALFVIFALFQMSLDFYIGGQYIYYRYYYPKLRHQHHPNDSNSPSDEDESEMYELDLFNTLQKDVEKALKQDSNDTPDSFQDHQVGKSQANAVTV, encoded by the coding sequence ATgtcaacaacaacaataggTCCATTAGATGCTACTTTAATAAAAGACGTTGCAGTTGCTACTGCTACCAAAGCATCATACGACATGGGCGACACTATATATTCGTATCTACCCAAGGTCGACCAATTTTATATTCCTGAATGGCTTACAATGCAATTCATTGCTAACAATCTGATCAGTTTCACCCCCCTATTTTCTTATGGTACCACGATCATCAGCATTGAGAAATGTAAGACTGCTTTGGGGTTTTCCATAGATATTTGTGCCACAATGTTGATCGCTAGTATCTTAAGGATATCTTACTATCTCATAACACCATACGAAATCACTTTGTTAAGACAGTCATTAGTGatgatttttattcaaCTGATTTTGCTAAGAACAAGTTTGAAATATAGACCTGATGAATACAAATACCAAAATCTGACCGATGTGGAGTCGCTGTCACACTTAATCCATGACATATGGTTCGAGTTTTTCAGCTGCATTAATAGACCGAAATTTCTAAGTGAAGACTGGAAGAACTTGATCAAATCACTATCATTtacaaatttattgaaattttcattcaaaattttcttggcatttttttacaaaattttaaaattctTCGACCCGaattttaaaagaattggAGCGTTTTGGCAGTGGGATGACgataaaaatttctggAGATTTTTAGCGCTTTTTGCAACTGTACAAATATTAGTCACATTTTTTATCTCTAACATTTTAAACTGGGACTCATTAGCTCAAGGGCTAGGCTCTATCATAGGGTCGTTGGGTTTATTGGTGGAGTCTCTTTTGCCATTACCACAAATCGCCATTCTCTATAAATTGAAATCTGTCCAAGGTTTCAAATTGATTCTCTTGGTAAGCTGGCTTTGTGGTGATACATTGAAAATCACGTACCTAATATTTGGTGCAAAGAACATTTCCGCCttatttgttatttttgcaTTATTTCAAATGTCATTAGATTTTTACATCGGCGGTCAATATATTTACTACAGATACTATTATCCAAAGCTAAGGCACCAACATCACCCCAATGACAGTAATTCACCatcagatgaagatgaaagcGAAATGTACGAATTAGATCTTTTCAATACCTTACAAAAGGATGTTGAAAAGGCCTTGAAACAGGATAGTAATGATACGCCGGATTCATTTCAAGATCATCAAGTAGGTAAATCTCAGGCAAATGCGGTAACGGTATAA